The genomic region AAGTtcaatactgtactatgtcaccaagcaaagatccttgtcagtaaaccctaaggtacctagttggtaaaccctaaggttattgatatcagttaaagaaggtagaatgtctaccgagtgaatttcagtattaactgagtaacaaccgagttataatagatcgcattggatgaataaaatcattatttaatgaaggatgctgatgagctggagatgaagaAATGATTGGTATgacgtgcaagaagtttgttaaggatctatggtaatggaaaatcaagaggaagatctatagcacaaattgaaccacaataacatagcacaagttctaaggaaggaatgcaagttccaaggtgaggtaaaacatttttcaaatagaaggatacattgaacctagtcaagtttgatgatctgatggctaagattgattgtgggaaatgtgatcaaggagattaagcggttagaaattgttcataaataaggaattgttgatgaacaatgcatgcgggcaaacgtatgcacaatgatgctacagtaatgtttaccgagcacagaagcttgaagatttgattctagaacagattgagaagcccagcaagcccaacaagggacaagataagtcttatgacaagattattttgagcatatagaaccttctttagcatttcagatgtaaagttgcagatatattttattactattatttattttgtaagtgacaggaaatctcttaaccgagtggacttaacagtcttatttgtaaaccctatagcaaggtaacattctaaatgagtgtttgaaatcctttgactaggtcacttctaacaaagtgcaagactctaacaagtctaagggaaatcccttaactgggtcacatctagcaatgtgtttgtaatctttaacaggatttgcttttaaccgagcatactctagaaggctatatttcttagtgggtccgaaatcccacagtagttttttcctatttgagtttccatgttaaatctggtgttatatgtgttgtgatgttatatgttcatgagtttgaatgttttacagttttggctaTATATtgtgaagtataagctaccgaggttgaatctgttgaatatattgaagattaagtttgtatgattcacacccccccctctctctcatcttattaactattggcatcagagctttacaattggcatcaaagatttggactctataagaaaagtttaaaggtacttgaggcaaagatccgaagatgtataaaagagatgcaccaaagctgaacaagtcaagtttctccacatggtagaaaaggatgaagctgcatttatcaggaattggagaatacgCAACATATTatatggagaatgattacatagcacctagaaCCAACCCAATGACAatgaaagagataaaggcaaagcaagaacatattcaagctatgattgaaataacatctgcattaaccgacttagagtttaatgatctagaaggctgcaatgatgctaaagcgatgtggaccaagcttatatctgtgtatggtggtgatgaacatgttcaaagagaaaaagtagatagtctaagaggaaaacttgaatccatgagaatgaatgagggtgagaacataacacaatacaatacaaggttaaaggaaattgccaatcaaattaaaggagcaggaggaactattgaagaaaatgatgtaacaagtaagttgttgagaacccctCTACCTGCTTATGcatttgagtctctacaatcaatgaattaaggcttGTACCAAACATGTcaatctctttggatgccactatcggtaagctacatgtatttgagttaactaattttgataatagtgggtcttcggtaaataaagttgaatctacatttagttcttttcatcttggtgaatctaatgactataatgattgaatgaataagtattctgaaggaaataaTAGtcgagcaagtgagagatttcataaaaacatggaagaggtacacaaactatatgaagaaatcaaaaagcaagaagagtttgaagcattattagccaaaaggttaccgagaggcaaaggtaagtataaaggaaagttacctttgaaatgttttaactatgatagaataggacatatggcttctaactgtcctgacaaagaatctagtgaaaagagagaataccaagatgacatacagaaagacaaccaatacagaggataccgagacttcagaaggaaagatagaaagacatgcctagtagctgatgaggaatccaacgttGATAAATCTGATggaactgatacaaaggaagttgtttatgtggctatcaaagatggatcaaatgaagaaaggtatgaagaaaaagccctaatatctcacataaatactaatgattcttggatcatagacattggatgctctcatcacatgacaggtgataaacacaagcttgttaaattataaaattatgatggaggttatgtaagatttggcaatgatgcaccatgtccggtgaaaggtaaaggttctatcacacttcttgacaatgctaaatgttatgatgtatactgggttgaaggtttgaaatacaatttgttgagtgtagcacagctaaacaatacaggatatcgaatagaatttcagaagggaattctcaaagttcatgacaagcatggaaagctagctgctactgggactcaaacaagaggtaatacaattcatcttgactcaactcagaacaaatgtctatatgcaaaaatagaagatacctagttatggcataaaaggttttgtcatgtaaattttgataatctgatcaaaataagtaagaagcactgagtaagaggtctaccgagcttggaaaaacctgagaatgctatgtgtcgaggatgccaaatgggtaacatgacaagatcaagctttacaagtaagtcctacacttctaaaggaattttagatctagtgcacactaatctttgtggtccaatgaaagttcaaagttattatggagataaatacttcatattatttgtggatgattactaaagaatgatgtcagttatgtttttaaaagaaaaatcagaagcttttcaaatgtttaaatggtacaaggcaagagttgaaaatgaaacaggaagacagctgaaatgtcttagatctgatagaggaggagagttcacttctaatgaatttaacttattctgcaatgatcatggtataaaaaggcaagtatctacaccgagaactccatagcaaaatgggataactaaaagaagaaatagatatattgtagattgtgtcagaaccctgatgattgaaaagagggtacctcaaacattttggagagaagtaataagcactacagtttacaccctgaaccgagtacaactgaagaaagcttttcaaatgtttaaatggtacaaggcaagagttgaaaatgaaacaggaagacagctgaaatgtcttagatctgatagaggaggagagttcacttctaatgaatttaacttattctgcaatgatcatggtataaaaaggcaagtatctacaccgagaactccatagcaaaatgggataactaaaagaagaaatagatatattgtagattgtgtcagaaccctgatgattgaaaagagggtacctcaaacattttggagagaagtaataagcactacagtttacaccctgaaccgagtacaactgaagaaagcttttcaaatgtttaaatggtacaaggcaagagttgaaaatgaaacaggaagacagctgaaatgtcttagatctgatagaggaggagagttcacttctaatgaatttaacttattctgcaatgatcatggtataaaaaggcaagtatctacaccgagaactccatagcaaaatgggataactaaaagaagaaatagatatattgtagattgtgtcagaaccctgatgattgaaaagagggtacctcaaacattttggagagaagtaataagcactacagtttacaccctgaaccaagtacaactgaagaaaggaactatgaagacaccatatgaaatctggtatgacaagaaacctaatgtaagttattttaaaatctttggaagtagatgctatattcacaaagatgacagaaatggaaagtttgatcagaaaagcgaggaaggaccatttcttggttattcttctagaagtaaagtatttaaatgtctgatcaaatcatctaacaaaatagtggaaagtgcaaatgtgaaaattgatgaattttcagaaagaaatgatgaaggaatttccAAAGAACTAgagaattatgaagaatttgtttatgttcaaccgagaaatcctaccgagaaagttgatgaataaaatgaagaaaatactcaattACTGATTGATGAAGAAGATCAAATAGAGCATGCCGAGCCCATATTAgtcaaatatgtcagaagaaatcatgcatcaagtaagattatagaagataaggatgatctagtgatgacaaggaacaaactgagatagaacacatatcTGATaactgaatttgaaccgagaatagtaaaagaggcatttaacaatgaagattgggtaaatactatgacagaagagattgatcaaatcaagaagaatgaaacatggacatcagtcccaagaccgaaggataaaAATGCAATCGGTAGAAAGTGGATTttcaggaacaagctaaatgaaaaaggtgaggtcattcggaacaaagcaagactagtttgcaaaggttatgctcaagaagaaggaatagattatggtgagacttttgcacctatggttagacttgagggagtaagaacattgttggcatatgctgctttcaaaaatttcaaggtatatcaaatggatgttaaatctacatttttgaatggtatactagaagaagaagtttatattgaacaacttgaaggatttgttgaagacaagaataaagatcaggtatgtaaattcaacaaagctttatatggtctgaaagaagcacctagagcatggtatgagagactgcactctaccttaatcaagattggttttataagaacaagttaAAATAggaatatgtacatgaagaatgatgaggacaatggaatactaatctcagccatatttgttgatgatattattttttgtggaaatgattctctatgcaacaactttggaaatgaaatgtgcaaagaatttgagatgtcattaatcagtgagataaagtattttataggtttacaaatactgcaaatgaaagatgagattttcattactcaatccaagtacataaaggaaatcttgaagaaatttggaatggaggattctaaacctgtaagtactcctatgactactaactgtaaactatcaaagaatgatgaatctgcatctgttgatgagaaactttaccgatccatgattggaaagttgtaatatgttgttcacaacaggccagatatagcacatgcagtaggaatagttgcaagattttctgcagatcccaaagaaacccatatgacagcaatcaagagaattttcagatacctgagaagcacagaagattatggcttagtatatgaaaagaggaatgattttgatttaaaagtttatactgatgccgattgggcaggaaacattgatgacaggaaaaccacaagtggtggagctttctttttgggagaaagactagtaagttggcttagcaagaaacaaggatccatttcacagtcaacagttgaagctgaatatgtcactgcagcattgaattgtaccaacatagcatggatcaagcaactgttggaaggtataaatgaaaatgttaccgagccagtaactatattctgtgacaatactagtgccattaacatttcaaagaatctgataatgtactctaagacaaagcatatctctataaagtatcattatctcagagaagaagttcaagagaagaaagttgtgctggaatatatcagctcaaaggagcaaatagcagacatcttcacaaagccactgccaagggacacttttgagtatctcagaagcaagttaggggacctacccctatcttctactcactgacagagtttagtgaaagcatcaatttgatgactctatagaatattatttgtggattgatgttgatttacgcactttaggaggttttctaaagatatgcaagaaataatgaatagTATAAGTTGCTCggaccaagactgagatgatacatgtgtaacacaacaaggcaatcacttcacaggggaagaaaccatgaattagttctttttctttttggcattgttgtcaaagggggagaagactaaatggagaagatagacTAAAtagagaagataacagaagactaatgacaaggggagaagacttcaagagaaggtttaaacagctcaaggataacaggaaaagtctaaacaacaatctgaatcttaaTCAGTTGGAATAagtcaagttggtattgccatttaaatttggtattgctatcaatgccaaagggggagattgttggcatttcaataaggatattgagaaggttgttggagattattgatataactgaagaaggatgattactgtcttaataatattattttgtcattgatgtcaaaaaattgattttttgattcagtatgatgttgccatatcttgagaagtatgttttgatgagtattaagaggttggtaagtgacacagaaagaatgtgataatgaaggggagaaataaattattcaatgggcaactattatcgagttagacaatgatgagatcatgttgttttgagtattttgatatcctacatatgttgttgattataagttcaatactgtactatgtcactgagcaaagaacctagtcggtaaaccctaaggttatcgatatcggttaaagaaggtagaatgtctaccgagtgaatttcagtattaaccgagtaacaaccgagttataatagctcacattggatgaataaaaacattatttaatgaaggatgttgatgagctggagatgaataaatgattggtatgtcatgcaagaagtttgttaaggatctatggcaatggaaaatcaagaggaagatctacagcacagattgaatcgcaataacctagcacaagttccaaggaaggaatgcaagttccaaggcgaggtaaaacgtttGTCAgttcaaaggatacattgaacctagtcaagtttcatgatctgatggctaagattgatcatgggaaatgtgatcaaggagattaagtagttataaattgtttataaataaggaattattgatgaacaatgcatgcgggcaaatgtatgcacaatgatgctacagtaatgtttaccaagcacagaagcttgaagatttgattgtagaacagattgagaagcctagaaAGCCCAACAAGGGAtgagataagtcttatgacaagattattttgagcatatagaatctgctttagcatttcagatgtgaagttgcagatatattttattactgttatttattttgtaagtgacaagaaatctcttaaccgagtggacttaacagtcttatttgtaaaccctctagcaaggtaacattctaaatgagtgtttgaaatcctttgacaaggtcacttctaacaaagtgcaatactctaacaagtctaagggaaatcccttaaccgggtcacatctagcaatgtgtttgtaatctttaacaggatttgcttttaaccaagcatactctagaagggtatatttcttagtgggtccgaaatcccacagtggtttttccctatttgggtttccatgttaaatctggtgttatatgtgttgtgatgttatctgttcatgagtttgaatgttttacaattttggctatatattctgaagtataagctaccaaggttgaatctgtagaatatattgaagattaagtttgtatgattcacccccccttctctctcatcttattaactattggcatcagagctttatAGGTGTTTCTACTATAAATATGGAACCCACTGTAAGAAGAAGAGCAGGAATTCCTGCTATACCCAGTGAAAGCCTCCATCCCCAAGGCCTGATTTTTTCAGTTCCATAGTTCACCAAGTTAGCAAACAGAATGCCTATTGTAACATTCAAATGGAAGAGAATATTAAGACCCCCTCTGATTCTGGTGGGTGCAATCTCTAAGAGGAAAAGAGGAACCGCCTGATTAGAAAATCCAACTGCACATCCAAGAATAATTCTACCAATGATAAGCATGTCCAGATCTTGAGCTGCCGCGTTTAACACTACTCCAATCACAAAAGATATGTCTGCAATTAGCATGGTTGGCTTCCGGCCCCATACTCTGGTTGTATACGAGGCAAAGAATGTTGCTATCAGACCGGCCAGATAGAGAGATGAAGTAAACAACTGAAGCCCCTGATTGTCATATTTACAATAAGGATTATTATTGTCTTGGATCTCATTCTTTTTCCTATACACTACAGGGAAAAATTTCTCCAGGAAATCATTCATGGACGTCACTCCTGAAATTCCAACATTGTAGCCAAACATTAGTCCTCCACTTGCTACCATTATATGTGCTATGATCACATATGGTGTTATTCGCGCTTCGAACTCCTCTCCTCGAGCACCCACTGGGGTTGCAAACCCTAATGCAGGCATCTTTATTGGCTGGATCTTTCCAACTGAGAAACAAAAACTTCAGAGACTACAAATTCACTCAAATTCTTCACAAGTCCACTATGGACCTTGAAATTCTTGAAGGACTGAAAGGTGAATCTCTGGACACAGTATTTTACACTCCTATGAAAAACTCTTGTATACTCTTATCAAGAGATATCATTATCTTGGTACCTGTTTTCTATTTCTATTGCATTTTTATTGAAGTTGAGTAGACACCTTGACAATGTATCTTTTCGTATGTCTTTTGACAATAGATATTTtagtattaatataatattattatttttgtttattattgagaATGATTTGAAACGCTGAATGAAAAGTGCATTCAATACACAGTTTTAATTCAAAAAGTTTGTATCTACACAAAATACATACAATTTTAATCCAAAAGCTTGCATATACATAATATACACACAATTTTAATCTAAAAGCTTGCATGTATACAATATGGACACAATTTTAATCCAAAAGCTTGTATCTACATAGTACACATAGTTTTAGTCCAAAAGCTGGCATTTATGATTAAGATTTGGGATTGACTATTCAAATAAatgtttaaattaaaataataaataaagataCTTAACTctcaaaaatttaaatattttaattgattCATCCTTTCAGATTAGATGAATATCTAAATTaatgaaaaaaatcatttattaatagAAAAAGattaatttacaaaataaaatttaataattatcTAACAACTAAATGACAAACCATAAATATATATACTACCCAAAATTAATTAGAAAGATCAATTTCATTAAAAAGaaaggtaaaaatttattcaaacaacaCAGATTTAGAAACAAGCAAAGAGCCCAACAGAAAGAGTACTACAAGGCTCTGTCACTATCAACTAACTTAAATTAAGTATCAGATCATTTTGAATTAAACAGGACCTTACAACTACTTAGCAATGAAATGCAATAAGGTTATGGCTGTAGAAATTCTCATATAGGgtcttgttgtgacgtattcacacatcgccccattgcaaatgaggacccctaccttttttgctttctagggttaggtTAGTTTGCTTGGTTGCCTAGTCTTGTCTATTTGTCTTTGCATCGAAGGGTCACTAGGGGGCTCATTAGGATAGCAAGCTCTGCTTGAGTCaagtggatctcctcaagaggtcaagtcaattgagtgattaggggttatttaga from Cryptomeria japonica chromosome 3, Sugi_1.0, whole genome shotgun sequence harbors:
- the LOC131037294 gene encoding sugar transport protein MST4-like, with the translated sequence MPALGFATPVGARGEEFEARITPYVIIAHIMVASGGLMFGYNVGISGVTSMNDFLEKFFPVVYRKKNEIQDNNNPYCKYDNQGLQLFTSSLYLAGLIATFFASYTTRVWGRKPTMLIADISFVIGVVLNAAAQDLDMLIIGRIILGCAVGFSNQAVPLFLLEIAPTRIRGGLNILFHLNVTIGILFANLVNYGTEKIRPWGWRLSLGIAGIPALLLTVGSIFIVETPNNLIERGFLEEGKVVLRKIRGTNNVDPKFNELVEVSRIAASVKHPFRNLLKRRNRPQLIITLCLQLFQQFKELSWIYKLLD